Proteins from a genomic interval of Pseudomonas anuradhapurensis:
- a CDS encoding RHS repeat-associated core domain-containing protein, with product MTDAKQREPQVAVAPLNTIDAKDVGRGAAAFDAWLQSVSGGYVTLERIKTVAGALPVVGNIMALVDALGDVVTLVKSKNRQLLDWVSLGINLIGVLPAPPTMAAARMSLRPTLFLVRQELRNSAKMLLGDSLIQVLIGHLNATIAGTIDDFVAKAQPKIAGILADAGALGIKITSEIATGLEKVALGQLDAKGDLSKAGKQVSAAADKLLNDPKAAFSNIFGAVHNAYKAAGKGLANSATSKLLPDQIKTKVLANTGQLRALGPEMARQLNKLADPGTQMSIGWMLNVLSGAVKGFRKRNRNGQPGVSKPGTVTQVQREKGKGELAVSSSQAKAEGTASPKRKPCPPEPKARTGHSISFSLGSEFILHTDFSLPGPFPIEWERTYHSRLSEYDQGTLGARWVTEFTTRIDVVGKGLVFHDHDGRSHAFELPKVEQSQFKAIEDLLLVRSRENELVVCRGFERKEYYLRVGDRYYLQKITLASGAGCMLHYEHRHNGRPVLSDVVTYQDDPSQIHRHLGTLIDDHGQITGLWEMRDGQPLRQLCAYHYDSQGDLVAAQDEHGAAWHYQYQNHLVTRYTDRTGRGMNLQWDGSAFDAKAIREWADDGSYDTRLEWDENIRLTYVTDAHGQETWYYYDILGHLYRVRYPDERSEWIFRDERKHVVRHVHADGSEDRYDYDEQGSVIRHIRADHSQIHIAYDDRRHPIKIRDAEGGLWLRDYDKKGNLVETTDPLGNKTEFAYTPSGLVKAIKDANGNEKKLAYNAADQLVAYTDCSGKTSQWEYDDFGQLVQFTDAAGNKTVYQYKAGQLEKVIHPDATEERFERDAEGRLLAHADALDRCTTWAYNSAGLLAERVDANEHTLRYRWDKLGRLIGLENENESKADFLYDPVGRLLQEQGFDGLVTRYQYDADTGRLASTQVGQRRIDITFDPVGRLASRVARLGEQRQEETFAYDGNGNLIQAINAASKLQWFHDQAGNLTREHQYYLGTEVPMVAVWQHEYDVLNNRIATVRPDGHKVSVLTYGSGHVLGMTLDQHELLAYERDDLHREVVRHQGNQLMQAQSWDPAGRLQEQLLGSHDGKSTLLKRQYQYDAVGQLTDIHDTRRGHLAYRYDPVGRLLQATSRLGVETFAFDPAGNLLDDKAQELNRPLESDPRRNKLMDNLLREYAGTHYQYDERGNLIHRLHNGEKARLSWDLFDRLVRFDDDKLSVVYSYDALGRRLHKHSTAHHQDDPRAGSGWNQMQRAKRQRELGCGYTLYGWDGDNLAWESSPPQGEGETGRTVHYLYEPGSFVPVVQAQRNNPIRLLRQPDWSDREYDFDQDPLWHTEVKPQAFDAILWYQCDHLGTPMELTDHNGEVAWTAQYKAWGEVKEARSEWAKQVGLTNPIRFQGQYHDHETGLHYNRYRYYDPRLGRFVSQDPISYLGGFNLYQYVPNPIGWIDPWGLKRIKNAVEGDRRHREFNAEIKAAHPNASIQSECYLRDATGQSVKDPLTGERRRVDTAVIENGTATTYEVTSMTADKTEQQAKEARILAAGGGYIRDRETREIIPVSGKSKVHRRA from the coding sequence ATGACCGACGCCAAACAACGCGAACCCCAGGTCGCCGTCGCCCCGCTCAACACCATCGACGCCAAGGACGTCGGCCGTGGCGCCGCCGCCTTCGATGCCTGGCTGCAGTCGGTCAGCGGCGGCTACGTCACCCTCGAACGGATCAAGACCGTGGCCGGCGCGTTGCCGGTGGTGGGCAACATCATGGCCCTGGTCGATGCCCTGGGCGACGTGGTGACCCTGGTCAAGAGCAAGAACCGCCAGCTGCTCGACTGGGTCAGCCTGGGCATCAACCTGATCGGCGTGTTGCCGGCACCACCGACCATGGCCGCGGCGCGCATGAGCCTGCGCCCGACCCTGTTCCTGGTGCGCCAGGAGCTGCGCAACAGCGCCAAGATGCTGCTGGGCGATTCGCTGATCCAGGTACTGATCGGCCACCTCAACGCGACCATCGCCGGCACCATCGACGACTTCGTGGCCAAGGCGCAGCCGAAGATCGCCGGCATCCTGGCCGACGCCGGCGCGTTGGGCATAAAGATCACCAGCGAGATCGCCACCGGGCTGGAGAAGGTCGCCCTGGGCCAGCTGGACGCCAAGGGTGACCTGTCGAAGGCGGGCAAACAGGTGTCCGCCGCCGCCGACAAACTGCTCAACGACCCGAAGGCGGCGTTCAGCAACATCTTCGGTGCCGTGCACAACGCCTACAAGGCCGCTGGCAAGGGGCTGGCCAACAGCGCCACGAGCAAACTGCTGCCGGACCAGATCAAGACCAAGGTGCTGGCCAACACCGGGCAACTGCGCGCGCTGGGGCCGGAGATGGCGCGGCAGTTGAACAAGCTGGCGGACCCGGGCACGCAGATGAGCATCGGCTGGATGCTGAATGTGCTGAGCGGGGCCGTGAAGGGCTTTCGCAAGCGCAACAGGAACGGGCAGCCGGGGGTGAGCAAGCCGGGGACCGTGACGCAGGTGCAGCGTGAGAAGGGCAAGGGCGAGTTGGCGGTTAGTAGCTCGCAGGCCAAGGCGGAAGGCACGGCCAGCCCCAAGCGCAAGCCATGCCCTCCCGAACCCAAGGCACGTACAGGCCACAGCATCAGTTTCTCGCTGGGCTCCGAATTCATCCTGCATACCGATTTCAGTCTGCCCGGCCCGTTCCCCATCGAATGGGAACGGACCTATCACTCGCGCTTGAGCGAATACGATCAAGGCACGCTCGGCGCACGCTGGGTCACCGAGTTCACTACGCGTATCGACGTGGTGGGCAAGGGGCTGGTGTTCCATGACCACGACGGTCGTAGCCACGCGTTCGAACTGCCGAAAGTGGAGCAGTCGCAGTTCAAAGCCATCGAGGATCTACTGCTGGTTCGCAGCCGCGAAAACGAACTGGTGGTCTGCCGCGGCTTCGAGCGCAAGGAATATTACCTGCGCGTGGGTGATCGGTATTACCTGCAGAAGATCACGCTCGCCAGTGGCGCCGGCTGCATGCTGCATTATGAGCACCGCCACAATGGCCGGCCGGTGCTCTCGGACGTCGTCACCTATCAGGATGACCCGAGCCAGATCCACCGCCACCTCGGCACCTTGATCGATGACCACGGCCAGATCACCGGCCTGTGGGAAATGCGCGACGGCCAGCCGCTGCGTCAGCTGTGCGCCTACCACTACGACAGTCAGGGCGACCTCGTTGCGGCCCAGGATGAGCACGGCGCTGCCTGGCACTACCAGTACCAGAATCACCTGGTTACCCGTTACACCGACCGCACCGGTCGCGGCATGAACCTGCAGTGGGATGGTAGCGCCTTCGACGCCAAGGCCATTCGCGAATGGGCCGATGACGGCAGTTACGACACCCGCCTGGAATGGGACGAGAACATTCGCCTGACCTACGTCACCGACGCCCACGGCCAGGAGACCTGGTACTACTACGACATCCTCGGCCACCTGTACCGCGTGCGCTATCCGGATGAGCGTTCGGAGTGGATCTTCCGCGACGAGCGCAAGCATGTGGTGCGCCATGTGCACGCCGATGGCAGCGAAGACCGTTACGACTACGACGAGCAAGGCAGCGTCATCCGTCATATCCGGGCTGACCACAGTCAGATCCACATCGCCTATGACGACCGTCGTCACCCGATCAAGATCCGCGATGCCGAAGGTGGCCTGTGGCTGCGTGACTACGACAAGAAAGGCAACCTGGTCGAGACCACCGACCCGCTGGGCAACAAGACCGAATTCGCCTACACGCCTTCCGGGCTGGTCAAGGCGATCAAGGATGCCAACGGCAACGAGAAGAAGCTGGCCTACAACGCAGCGGATCAACTGGTCGCATACACCGACTGTTCGGGCAAGACCAGTCAATGGGAATACGACGACTTCGGCCAGCTGGTGCAGTTCACCGATGCGGCGGGCAACAAGACGGTCTACCAATACAAGGCCGGCCAGCTGGAAAAAGTCATTCATCCGGACGCCACCGAAGAGCGCTTCGAGCGCGATGCCGAAGGCCGTCTGCTGGCCCATGCCGATGCGCTGGACCGCTGCACCACCTGGGCCTACAACAGCGCGGGCCTGCTTGCCGAGCGTGTCGATGCCAACGAGCACACCTTGCGCTATCGCTGGGACAAGCTGGGCCGCCTGATCGGCCTGGAGAACGAGAACGAGAGCAAGGCCGACTTCCTCTACGACCCGGTCGGGCGGTTGCTGCAGGAGCAAGGCTTCGACGGGTTGGTGACGCGTTACCAGTACGATGCTGATACGGGCCGGCTGGCAAGTACCCAGGTCGGCCAGCGCCGCATCGACATCACCTTCGACCCGGTGGGCCGGCTCGCTTCTCGCGTGGCCAGACTGGGGGAGCAACGCCAGGAAGAAACCTTCGCCTACGACGGCAACGGCAACCTGATCCAGGCGATCAACGCGGCCAGCAAGTTGCAATGGTTCCATGACCAGGCGGGCAACCTGACCCGCGAGCACCAGTATTACCTTGGTACCGAGGTGCCGATGGTTGCGGTGTGGCAACACGAGTACGACGTGCTCAACAACCGTATCGCGACCGTACGCCCCGATGGCCATAAGGTCAGCGTGCTCACCTACGGCAGCGGCCACGTGCTGGGCATGACCCTCGACCAGCATGAACTGCTGGCCTATGAGCGTGATGACCTGCACCGTGAAGTGGTCCGGCATCAGGGCAACCAGCTGATGCAGGCCCAGAGCTGGGACCCGGCTGGCCGCCTGCAAGAGCAGTTGCTGGGTAGCCACGACGGCAAGTCCACGTTGCTCAAGCGCCAGTACCAGTACGATGCCGTGGGCCAGCTGACCGATATCCACGACACCCGCCGTGGCCACCTGGCCTATCGGTACGATCCGGTTGGCCGCCTGCTGCAAGCCACCAGTCGCCTGGGTGTCGAGACCTTCGCCTTCGACCCTGCCGGTAACCTGCTGGACGACAAGGCCCAAGAGCTGAATCGCCCGCTGGAAAGCGACCCGCGGCGCAACAAGCTGATGGACAACCTGCTGCGTGAATACGCCGGGACCCACTACCAGTACGACGAACGCGGCAACCTGATCCATCGCCTGCACAACGGCGAAAAGGCGCGCCTCAGCTGGGACCTGTTCGACCGTTTGGTGCGCTTCGACGATGACAAGCTCAGCGTGGTGTACAGCTACGACGCTCTGGGCCGCCGTCTGCACAAACACTCCACCGCGCACCACCAGGATGATCCGCGAGCGGGCAGTGGCTGGAACCAGATGCAGCGGGCCAAGCGCCAGCGCGAACTGGGTTGTGGTTACACCTTGTATGGCTGGGATGGCGATAACCTGGCTTGGGAAAGCTCACCGCCGCAGGGTGAGGGCGAGACCGGGCGCACCGTGCATTACCTGTATGAGCCGGGCAGCTTCGTGCCGGTGGTCCAGGCGCAACGAAACAACCCGATCCGCCTGCTGCGCCAGCCGGACTGGAGCGATCGGGAATACGATTTCGATCAGGACCCGCTGTGGCACACCGAGGTCAAGCCGCAGGCATTCGATGCGATTCTCTGGTATCAGTGTGACCACCTCGGCACGCCAATGGAACTCACCGACCACAATGGTGAGGTGGCGTGGACGGCGCAGTACAAGGCGTGGGGTGAGGTCAAGGAAGCACGGTCGGAGTGGGCCAAGCAAGTCGGCCTGACCAACCCGATTCGCTTCCAAGGCCAGTACCACGACCATGAGACGGGGCTGCACTACAACCGGTATCGGTACTATGATCCGAGGCTTGGGCGGTTTGTCAGCCAGGATCCGATCAGCTATCTGGGGGGCTTCAACCTCTATCAGTATGTTCCGAACCCGATCGGTTGGATTGATCCGTGGGGGCTGAAGCGGATCAAGAATGCGGTTGAAGGAGATCGTCGTCACCGGGAATTTAATGCTGAGATTAAAGCAGCTCATCCGAACGCTTCGATTCAGAGTGAATGCTATCTGAGAGATGCAACTGGTCAATCTGTAAAAGATCCACTGACTGGCGAGCGTCGAAGAGTGGATACGGCTGTTATTGAGAATGGCACAGCAACAACATATGAAGTTACTAGCATGACCGCAGATAAGACTGAGCAGCAAGCTAAGGAAGCTAGGATTTTGGCAGCAGGCGGTGGTTATATCAGAGACCGTGAAACTCGAGAGATTATTCCGGTGTCAGGGAAGTCAA
- a CDS encoding histone-like nucleoid-structuring protein, MvaT/MvaU family has product MSRLAEFRALEYLLAAKKTDLSFIKVDPHLKREFEFEGKLHDLLAEYQFDLSDILAISGIEYEDTRHSWSPPPPRHRFKARQSKYYRNPYTGEMIEAKSTLNKTLQLWIQQYGREVVKRWTTVWY; this is encoded by the coding sequence ATGTCTCGCCTCGCAGAGTTCCGTGCACTCGAATACTTGCTCGCCGCCAAGAAAACCGATCTGTCCTTCATAAAGGTCGACCCTCATTTAAAACGAGAATTCGAGTTCGAAGGCAAACTCCACGACTTGCTCGCCGAGTACCAATTCGACCTGTCGGATATATTGGCGATCAGTGGAATCGAATACGAAGACACCCGACACTCATGGTCGCCCCCTCCGCCACGCCACCGCTTCAAGGCACGACAAAGCAAGTACTACAGAAACCCGTACACCGGTGAGATGATCGAAGCGAAGAGCACGTTAAACAAAACGCTGCAACTGTGGATTCAACAATACGGCCGCGAGGTGGTGAAACGCTGGACAACTGTGTGGTACTGA
- a CDS encoding aldose 1-epimerase family protein, translating into MFRLKRFVALSALCATSHAMAWDYVLLDTDKAAQDWQITSQQLGVKTDKPFSVTLRTLHGGRQEGVSIVDIDNGRMKLSVVPTRGMNILQASVGTVRLGWDSPVKEVVNPSFIELNGRNGLGWLEGFNELVTRCGYEWVGHPGIDNGELLTLHGRAANIPANRVTLHIDEKPPYAISLRGELKEQAFKKVDFAVATELVTEPGSVAFTVNDTLTNNGDYAKEYQALYHSNFSTPFLEQGARFAAPVKQVSPFNDKAKGDLPNWQTYRAPTRDYDETVYNVVPYADAKGDTLTVLHNKAGNLGVAVGFNTGTLPVFSLWKNTDTQGQGYVTGLEPGTSFSYNRRYQRPLNLVPTIGPKEHRQFHIRYSLLADKAAVDKALQQVEEIQGGRETEVRQTPLVDLSKG; encoded by the coding sequence ATGTTTCGCCTCAAACGCTTCGTTGCGCTTAGCGCCCTGTGCGCGACCTCCCACGCCATGGCCTGGGATTACGTCCTGCTCGACACCGACAAGGCCGCCCAGGACTGGCAGATCACCAGCCAGCAACTGGGCGTCAAGACCGACAAGCCCTTCAGCGTGACCCTGCGCACCTTGCACGGGGGGCGGCAGGAGGGTGTCAGCATCGTCGACATCGATAACGGCAGGATGAAACTGTCGGTCGTGCCGACGCGCGGCATGAACATCCTGCAGGCCTCGGTCGGCACGGTGCGGCTGGGCTGGGATTCACCGGTCAAGGAGGTGGTCAACCCGTCCTTCATCGAACTCAACGGGCGCAATGGCCTGGGCTGGCTGGAAGGCTTCAACGAGCTGGTCACCCGCTGCGGTTACGAATGGGTCGGCCACCCCGGCATCGACAATGGCGAGCTGCTGACCCTGCACGGCCGCGCCGCCAACATCCCTGCGAACAGAGTCACCCTGCACATCGACGAGAAACCACCGTACGCCATCAGCTTGCGTGGCGAACTGAAAGAACAGGCGTTCAAGAAGGTCGACTTCGCCGTCGCTACCGAACTGGTCACCGAGCCCGGCAGCGTGGCGTTCACCGTCAACGACACGCTGACCAACAATGGCGACTATGCGAAGGAATACCAGGCGCTGTACCACAGCAACTTCAGCACGCCGTTCCTCGAGCAAGGCGCGCGTTTCGCCGCGCCGGTGAAACAGGTGTCGCCGTTCAACGACAAGGCCAAGGGCGACCTGCCCAACTGGCAGACCTACCGCGCGCCGACCCGGGACTATGACGAGACGGTCTATAACGTGGTGCCGTATGCCGATGCCAAGGGCGATACCTTGACCGTGCTGCACAACAAGGCTGGCAACCTGGGCGTTGCGGTCGGTTTCAATACCGGCACGCTGCCGGTGTTCTCGCTGTGGAAGAATACCGACACCCAAGGCCAGGGCTATGTCACGGGGCTGGAGCCGGGGACAAGTTTTTCCTACAACCGCCGTTACCAGCGGCCACTGAACCTGGTGCCGACCATCGGCCCCAAGGAACACCGGCAGTTCCATATCCGCTACAGCTTGTTGGCGGACAAGGCAGCGGTGGACAAGGCCTTGCAGCAGGTGGAAGAGATCCAGGGCGGGCGCGAAACCGAGGTGCGGCAGACGCCATTGGTTGATCTGAGCAAGGGCTGA
- a CDS encoding YkvA family protein, translating to MKALLDRARQWAKSLKRQTMVLWFCYQHSDTPWLPKWIAVFVVAYALSPIDLIPDFIPVLGYLDDVIILPLGILLAIRLMPPAVLAQCQEQALAWEQSQVKRPVSVTAAVFIVLIWIAVLTGALLAFAHY from the coding sequence ATGAAAGCTTTGCTGGACCGTGCACGCCAATGGGCCAAGTCGCTCAAGCGGCAAACCATGGTGCTCTGGTTCTGTTACCAGCACTCCGATACGCCGTGGCTGCCCAAGTGGATAGCGGTGTTCGTGGTGGCCTACGCGCTGAGCCCGATCGATCTCATTCCAGACTTCATACCCGTGCTGGGCTATCTGGACGATGTGATCATCTTGCCCCTTGGCATCCTGTTGGCAATTCGCCTGATGCCGCCGGCCGTGCTCGCGCAGTGCCAGGAGCAAGCCCTGGCGTGGGAACAGAGCCAGGTGAAGCGACCGGTCAGCGTTACCGCAGCGGTGTTCATCGTACTGATCTGGATAGCCGTGCTAACGGGGGCGTTACTGGCTTTCGCTCATTACTGA
- a CDS encoding AAA domain-containing protein, producing the protein MVSIQVNGEDKTANISDWSIFWSDKFEALALTCHFPSGKKYIRPLSNCRVSPSRELSNVLLIRPGSTIVKPIEKAVIYGERYAVVHYPGTDKPYIHKMDGIVFSAPTAISDTPVFAYFKAVASARQAHAQSESDREIASNVVAQLGKLPASASTALQAYCTGRNGTLAPGQGLIYPFGLNESQYQAVERAFSAQISVIEGPPGTGKTQTILNILANILLRGQTVAVLSNNNAAVANVYEKLEKCGLGYLVAKLGKKENREAFFANLPAWPASAPGPAPSLEEIQTLLARLKQHLQDHNRAAQLQIELDELVIERRYLQQWQAENGVQATGSLDKYGLTPRKTADLMAYLAHLGEQRVQLKDRIELLFKFRIFRTTPFAAGEARMAAFHALQMHYYDKSQQAKEAELRACRESLARANFTALLEALTTASMQHLKQHLQSRAAPRGSFDGKIYRSDFDAFVQRFPILGSGTHSIVNSIAAGAILDYVIIDEASLQDIVPGILPLGCANNLIVVGDNRQLPYIPVKLGLQAPAEAYDCERYSLLDSCIAVFRDALPRTLLKEHYRCHPRIIQFCNQQFYDNALVPMTVDNGEQPLRLVVTAKGNHARKNTNLRELESLLKVLEDEGQPVVVDPGGRGYIAPFRAQVSLSDKHLPTDFVNDTVHKFQGRECDEIVFSTVLDKKRYNQAQGRLDFVDDPCMINVAVSRAKHRFTLVTGDDVFTSNNGHLAALIRYISYYAQDEQIVRAPVVSAFDLLYREYDQSLARLNARLRPEDSRYKSEQIVAQLLREALSAPACQALKYHTQIRLDKLASPSNPAWTAAQRAFMRRASCDFVIYYKVGKTPVGVIEVDGGYHDHPVQAARDAMKNEILAGSGIPILRLRTVESDIERRVGEFLGQWAKPVPDA; encoded by the coding sequence ATGGTTTCGATTCAGGTGAATGGTGAGGACAAGACCGCAAACATAAGCGACTGGTCTATATTCTGGAGCGACAAGTTCGAAGCCCTGGCACTGACCTGTCATTTTCCATCTGGAAAAAAATACATTCGCCCGCTCAGTAACTGCAGGGTGTCACCCTCTCGCGAACTGAGCAATGTGCTGCTGATCAGACCCGGCAGCACGATCGTCAAGCCCATCGAAAAAGCGGTCATCTACGGCGAGCGATACGCCGTGGTGCATTATCCGGGTACCGACAAGCCCTATATTCACAAGATGGACGGCATTGTCTTCAGCGCGCCTACCGCGATCAGCGATACGCCGGTGTTCGCTTATTTCAAGGCTGTTGCAAGTGCCCGCCAGGCTCACGCGCAGTCAGAGTCCGATCGTGAAATAGCCAGCAATGTCGTGGCTCAACTGGGGAAACTGCCTGCCAGCGCCAGCACGGCCTTGCAAGCCTATTGCACCGGGCGGAACGGCACGCTGGCGCCAGGCCAGGGGCTCATCTATCCGTTCGGGCTGAACGAAAGCCAGTACCAGGCCGTCGAGCGGGCGTTCAGCGCGCAGATCAGCGTGATCGAAGGCCCACCGGGCACCGGCAAGACCCAGACTATCCTCAACATCCTCGCCAATATCCTGTTGCGCGGGCAGACGGTGGCGGTGCTGTCCAACAACAATGCGGCTGTGGCAAACGTCTACGAGAAGTTGGAAAAGTGCGGCCTGGGCTACCTGGTAGCCAAGCTTGGTAAAAAGGAAAACCGCGAGGCCTTTTTCGCCAACCTGCCGGCGTGGCCCGCCAGCGCGCCCGGGCCGGCACCGTCCCTGGAAGAAATACAGACCTTGCTGGCCCGCTTGAAGCAGCACCTGCAAGACCACAACCGGGCGGCACAACTGCAAATCGAACTGGACGAGCTGGTCATCGAGCGGCGCTACCTGCAGCAGTGGCAGGCAGAAAACGGTGTGCAGGCCACGGGCTCGTTGGACAAATACGGCCTGACCCCGCGCAAGACGGCCGACCTTATGGCCTACCTGGCGCACCTTGGCGAGCAGCGCGTGCAGCTCAAGGACCGCATCGAGCTGCTGTTCAAATTCAGAATCTTTCGCACCACACCATTCGCCGCGGGCGAGGCGCGCATGGCTGCGTTCCATGCCCTGCAGATGCATTACTATGACAAGTCGCAACAGGCCAAGGAAGCCGAGCTGCGGGCGTGCCGTGAGTCGTTGGCACGGGCCAACTTCACGGCGCTGCTGGAAGCGCTGACAACGGCATCGATGCAGCATCTGAAGCAGCATCTGCAAAGCCGGGCAGCGCCGCGAGGCAGCTTCGATGGCAAAATCTACCGCAGCGATTTCGATGCCTTCGTGCAGCGTTTCCCTATTCTAGGCAGCGGCACGCATTCCATCGTCAACTCGATCGCGGCGGGGGCGATCCTCGACTACGTGATCATCGACGAAGCGTCTTTGCAGGACATCGTGCCGGGCATCCTGCCACTGGGCTGCGCCAACAACCTGATCGTTGTCGGTGATAACCGCCAGTTGCCCTACATCCCGGTGAAACTGGGGCTTCAGGCGCCGGCCGAGGCCTACGATTGCGAGCGCTACAGCCTGCTGGATTCGTGCATTGCCGTGTTCCGGGACGCACTGCCAAGGACGTTGCTGAAGGAGCATTACCGATGCCACCCGAGGATCATCCAGTTCTGCAACCAGCAGTTCTACGACAATGCGCTGGTGCCCATGACCGTGGATAACGGCGAACAGCCCCTGCGCCTGGTGGTCACCGCCAAGGGCAACCACGCACGCAAGAATACCAACCTTCGCGAGTTGGAGTCGTTGCTGAAGGTGCTCGAGGACGAAGGGCAGCCTGTCGTCGTGGACCCTGGAGGCCGCGGTTATATCGCCCCGTTCCGGGCCCAGGTCAGCCTTTCCGACAAGCACCTGCCGACGGACTTCGTCAATGACACTGTGCACAAGTTCCAGGGCCGCGAGTGCGACGAAATCGTCTTCTCGACCGTGCTGGACAAAAAGCGCTACAACCAGGCGCAAGGACGCCTGGACTTCGTCGACGACCCTTGCATGATCAACGTGGCAGTGTCGCGGGCCAAGCATCGCTTCACCCTGGTGACCGGTGATGATGTATTCACCAGCAATAATGGCCACCTCGCCGCCTTGATCCGCTACATCAGCTATTACGCGCAGGATGAGCAGATCGTCCGTGCGCCGGTGGTGTCGGCATTCGACTTGTTGTACCGCGAGTATGACCAGTCCCTGGCACGCCTGAACGCTCGTCTGCGGCCGGAGGATTCACGCTACAAGTCCGAGCAGATCGTGGCACAGTTGCTGCGCGAGGCGCTGTCGGCCCCGGCGTGCCAGGCGCTGAAGTACCACACGCAGATCCGTCTGGATAAGCTCGCATCGCCCAGTAATCCCGCCTGGACGGCAGCCCAGCGGGCGTTCATGAGGCGCGCCAGTTGCGATTTCGTGATCTATTACAAAGTGGGCAAGACACCGGTAGGGGTGATTGAGGTCGATGGCGGCTATCACGACCACCCCGTGCAGGCGGCGCGGGATGCCATGAAGAACGAAATCCTGGCTGGAAGTGGCATTCCCATTTTGCGGCTGCGGACGGTTGAGAGTGATATCGAGCGCAGAGTTGGCGAATTTCTTGGGCAATGGGCCAAGCCGGTTCCGGACGCCTGA
- a CDS encoding helix-turn-helix transcriptional regulator: protein MEQFTAPASVPAATAPLGAWQIEAAKQLMLEKLDSGISVAEVAEACALSRSHFSRMFKQSTHMPPQQWLREQRVLKSKTLLKTSTMLLVDIALTCGFYDQSHFCRTFFRTEGMTPQRWQQQLFGGHRRQARRLQ, encoded by the coding sequence ATGGAACAATTCACCGCGCCGGCGTCAGTGCCGGCGGCAACGGCGCCGCTCGGTGCCTGGCAGATAGAAGCCGCCAAACAACTCATGCTGGAAAAGCTGGACAGCGGCATCTCGGTTGCCGAAGTCGCCGAAGCGTGCGCATTGTCACGCAGCCACTTCTCGCGCATGTTCAAGCAGAGTACCCATATGCCCCCGCAGCAATGGTTGCGCGAGCAGCGGGTGCTGAAGAGCAAAACGCTGCTGAAAACTTCCACCATGTTGCTTGTGGACATCGCACTGACGTGCGGCTTCTACGATCAATCCCACTTCTGCCGGACCTTTTTCAGAACTGAAGGCATGACCCCGCAGAGGTGGCAGCAGCAGCTGTTCGGCGGTCATCGTCGGCAAGCACGGCGTCTGCAGTGA
- a CDS encoding hydrolase, protein MRNPKTEVLTPLNSQLIFIDQQPQMAFGVQSIDRQTLKNNTVALAKAAKIFDVPTTITTVETESFSGHTYPELLAVFPDAPLLERTSMNSWDDQKVRDALKHNGRNKVIVSGLWTEVCNTTFALSAMHDAGYEIYMVADASGGTSKEAHDYAMQRMIQAGVVPVTWQQVLLEWQRDWKNRATYDAVMALVKEHSGAYGMGVDYAYTMVHKAPERVQHGPTLAPVAAAV, encoded by the coding sequence ATGCGCAACCCTAAAACCGAAGTTCTGACCCCCCTCAACAGCCAGCTGATCTTCATCGACCAGCAGCCGCAGATGGCCTTCGGCGTGCAGAGCATCGACCGCCAGACGCTGAAGAACAACACCGTGGCCCTGGCCAAGGCGGCGAAGATCTTCGACGTGCCCACCACCATCACCACGGTCGAGACCGAAAGCTTCTCGGGGCACACCTACCCGGAGCTGCTCGCGGTGTTCCCGGACGCTCCGCTGCTGGAGCGCACCTCGATGAACTCCTGGGATGACCAGAAGGTGCGTGACGCGCTCAAGCACAACGGCCGCAACAAGGTGATCGTTTCCGGCCTGTGGACCGAAGTGTGCAACACCACCTTCGCCCTGTCGGCGATGCACGACGCCGGTTATGAGATCTACATGGTGGCGGACGCCTCCGGCGGCACCAGCAAGGAAGCCCACGACTACGCCATGCAGCGCATGATCCAGGCGGGCGTGGTGCCGGTTACCTGGCAACAGGTGCTGCTGGAATGGCAGCGCGACTGGAAGAACCGGGCCACCTACGACGCCGTGATGGCGCTGGTGAAAGAACATTCCGGCGCCTACGGCATGGGCGTCGACTACGCCTACACCATGGTGCACAAGGCGCCTGAGCGTGTTCAGCATGGCCCGACCCTGGCACCGGTCGCGGCAGCTGTCTGA
- a CDS encoding Rid family hydrolase yields MAASQPLNKDTAYWGVPWEDAYGYPQARRVGNEIHVSGQFNHDEDGNLVAPAPLDADGRPSDFSAMGEQMRASYANIAKLLALYGATLQDVVEETLYVLDMDAAFAVVGKVRKAAYGTERPQCASNIIGVSRLAQRPQLIEIACKAVIGAGASGR; encoded by the coding sequence ATGGCAGCTTCACAACCACTCAACAAAGACACCGCCTACTGGGGCGTTCCCTGGGAGGATGCCTATGGCTATCCGCAGGCACGCCGGGTCGGTAACGAGATCCATGTGTCGGGCCAGTTCAACCACGACGAGGACGGCAACCTGGTCGCCCCGGCGCCGCTCGATGCCGACGGCAGGCCCAGTGACTTCTCGGCGATGGGCGAGCAGATGCGGGCCTCCTACGCCAACATTGCCAAGCTGCTCGCCCTGTATGGCGCAACCTTGCAGGATGTGGTCGAGGAGACGCTCTACGTGCTGGACATGGACGCGGCCTTCGCCGTCGTCGGCAAGGTACGCAAGGCGGCATACGGCACTGAGCGACCTCAGTGCGCAAGCAACATCATTGGTGTCTCCAGGCTTGCCCAGCGCCCGCAATTGATCGAGATCGCCTGCAAGGCCGTGATTGGCGCCGGCGCATCCGGGCGCTAG